The DNA region GCAAACCTTGCAGATCTAAACGTACACATACGggtaaagaaaaaaaagagaggaccAGGCTAGTTACACTAGACGGATCATGATCTAACCTTCTTTTCTTCCAATTTGTTGGGGCCAAACATGGCGATGCGTGCCTGGGCATCCGATGTAGCGAGGCCTTTGCTGCTGCACTTGAGTTTGACGAAGACCTCCTCCACCGGGATGTTCTCCTGCGAAGTGGACGCATTGTTAGATCGAAACGGAGCAATTGAAGGCCGATCTCAAAACTTCAAAACTAGCTGACCAAAAACAACGCTGTAAACCGGATCGACAGATCGACTGAATTGAAAGAGGAGAACGACGCAAACGAACGAAAAAGACGAAGATCGAATCAATTCTAACCAGATCGATGGACTCATGCTTGATCTCGTCGAGGCCCTCGTCCATGGCGGCCGCCATCGCCGCGGGGCTAAACCCTGGCCGCCCTAAACCTCCCACGAGAAAACGGGGCGCTATCTGTATGCTGCGTGCCAACGAGAGGGGGGAGATATCCACGCAGCCACGTCTTTTATTTATAGAGCAGTAGTAGCAATACGGGTAACAGATAAACACGTAAGGAAAAAGGATTTCTTTCCCCTCCCGTCACGGGCCCAATCTCTCTTTCTCGTTCATATTAGGCCCATGGCAGGCCTGCGCCAGCATTTTCGGCCCACGGTGAGGACGCCGGACCCGAACGTACCTCTTGATCACACTTAGGTGCTGACAGCACCTAAAGATCATGGTGTTGACCAATTAAAATAAAATCACTTAATTCATTCATTCTGATAACATATTAACAAGAGCATgtacaaaataaaataaaagtaagagTTGAACCTAGTTTGGATCAAGCCATTGATGGAGGTTTAACAAACAACTAGGAGTATGTGTATATGTTGAAGGCTTGAAGCATTAATTTTACATTAACTATTAAGCACTTTTGCTCGTTATAAGAACCGTTTACTTTGGTTTTATACAGTGGGTGAGGTTGTCGAAATAAATATCATGCGTGGGGTATGTTTGTATTCCATCAATTCATCTAAAAATTCATTACAATACCCGcaaaaaaattaaaaagaaTGCATGTCCGTTCCTCAGGTTCATTCACAACGAATTAGAACCCGTGCAGCATTGACGACGCTTCGCTAACCCTCCCACCATTCCGATCAAACCGCCCTCGTTTCAGTATAtatggccgcgccgccgccgctgccggcgaCGCGCGCCGCCAACGAGACTGGCGCCGCTACGCCCGACCAGCAGGgcaccggcggcgcggcggcgcggagggcggTCAGCGCCCTGCTGTTCTTGGCGGCCGTCGCCCTCCCGTGCCTCGTGGTGTACCGCCACCGCGCCGTGGCGCTCGGAGACGTCCTCGAGCCCCCGCGCCTAGGCGCGCCGAGCGACGACGACCTCGACCTGGTGAGTGCGCGATGCCACGCGAAAGTATCTGTTCGTGAAGGTTGATGTGATCCGGTTGGGCGGCGTGGTCATCCGAAAGGTCCGTGATAACAAACGGTCATTCTGATCTTTCTTCACTGCCGATGTTCAAGTGGAACCACGAAAAGAAAAACGGTAGCCCATTGAAACTTAGTGCGCCTTCGATGCCAAATGTTTCAATTATtatttttgaaaattacttcAATCGatcagaagaagaagaagaatggatAAACTGGTGAGATATCATTGACAATTCCGTGGAGTATAGTACAGACCACCAATATATACTGAAAAGCCCTTgccccctttctttttctttagcTGCTGATATACTAGTCAACCTCGCCTCTTTCTGGAAACTCTGCTTTTTTACTTGTAGTCGCCATGCTATGTTATTCAGCATCGTGATGTATGCAGCCACTTCGATTCTGCTGAGTGAGCCAGAATTTTTCATCGTCCAGAAAAGCTCTACCTTGCTCAGTCTGCAACAATGGCAGGCCAATCGTCTGTAGATCGAACTGCCGTGCTTAAACTGACTGACGCGCTCGCTGCACGCATTCAGGACATCGATGACGCGAAGCTGGAGGAGGTCCTGAGGGGGGCCGCGATGGCGAACGACACGGTGATCCTGACGACGCTGAACGCCGCGTGGTCGGAGCCCGGCTCGGTGCTGGACGTCTTCCTCGAGAGCTTCCGGACCGGCGAGAGCACGAGGGAGCTGCTGGACCACCTCGTCATCGTGTCGCTGGAcacggcggcgcacgcgcgcTGCAGGCAAGTGCACCGGCACTGCTTCGCGCTCGTCACCGGCGGCGTCGACTTCTCCGGGCAGAAGAACTTCATGACCGACGGCTACCTCAAGATGATGTGGAGCAGGATCAACTTCCTCGGGCAAGTCCTTGAGAAAGGCTTCAGCTTCATTTTCACGGTATCTTCCTGCCGGATCAGTTTAATTTTGGAACGGCATTCTGAATAAATGTGCGTCGATTCTGAAACTCTGAACATCTCAGGACACGGACATCGTGTGGTTCAGGAACCCGCTGCCGCACTTCTACCTGGACGGGGACTTCCAGATCGCCTGCGACCACTTCACCGGCGACCCTGACGACCTGAGCAACGCGCCCAACGGCGGGTTCGCGTACGTGCGTTCCAACTCGGAGACGATCGAGTTCTACAGGTTCTGGTACGCGGCGCGGGAGAAGCACCCCGGATTGCACGACCAGGACGTGCTCAACTCCATTAAGCACGACTCCTTCGTCGCCGAGCTCGGCGTCAAGATCAAGTTCCTCAGCACTGAGCTCTTTGGTGGCCTGTGCGAGCCGAGCCGGAACATGAGCAGGGTCTGTACAATGcacgccaactgctgcatcgGGCTGAGCCGTAAGATCAGCGACCTCAACGCCATGCTCCGGGACTGGAGGAGGTTCATGGCGCTGCCGCGCGACGATAAGCATTCTGTTTCATGGACTGTGCCACGCAATTGCAGGTAAAGGCAACCAAGGCATGTTCAAAAATACGCGCACTGTGCGTTTCTGATCAAGAGGAAGCTGTCTTTCTAGTGTTCAGAAACTGGGGCGATAGAGCAAAGAGGAAGCTGTCTTTCTGCTTGACAAGTGATCAATTCAGACTCCGGAAAGATGGGTAATGCAAACCAAAATATGGGAAGTTTATAAGTTCATTTTTGTTGATTGTATTGTAGGCACTGACGTGAGCTACTGAGTATTGGACTGCCACAGTGAATTATT from Panicum hallii strain FIL2 chromosome 9, PHallii_v3.1, whole genome shotgun sequence includes:
- the LOC112873444 gene encoding uncharacterized protein At4g15970-like, giving the protein MAAPPPLPATRAANETGAATPDQQGTGGAAARRAVSALLFLAAVALPCLVVYRHRAVALGDVLEPPRLGAPSDDDLDLDIDDAKLEEVLRGAAMANDTVILTTLNAAWSEPGSVLDVFLESFRTGESTRELLDHLVIVSLDTAAHARCRQVHRHCFALVTGGVDFSGQKNFMTDGYLKMMWSRINFLGQVLEKGFSFIFTDTDIVWFRNPLPHFYLDGDFQIACDHFTGDPDDLSNAPNGGFAYVRSNSETIEFYRFWYAAREKHPGLHDQDVLNSIKHDSFVAELGVKIKFLSTELFGGLCEPSRNMSRVCTMHANCCIGLSRKISDLNAMLRDWRRFMALPRDDKHSVSWTVPRNCR